A genomic region of Streptosporangium lutulentum contains the following coding sequences:
- a CDS encoding amino acid ABC transporter permease, giving the protein MDELIKYAPDLLGGFLHNVQLSLVCAILSLILGTILVSMRVSPTPVLRAVGTTYVNVVRNTPLTLVLAFSALGLSDTLGLAFSDEPSSNAFWLVALGLSAYTSSFVCEALRSGVNTVPLGQAEAARAIGLTFFQSLRMIILPQAFRVVVAPLGSVMIAMIKNTTVAMAAGYLADAAFIMKETFDTTGASIPIFLGLIVAFMAVTLPIGFLTGWLANRLAVVR; this is encoded by the coding sequence ATGGATGAACTGATCAAATACGCGCCGGACCTGCTGGGAGGTTTTCTGCACAATGTGCAGCTCTCCCTCGTCTGCGCGATCCTGTCGCTGATCCTCGGCACGATTCTGGTGTCCATGCGGGTCTCGCCGACACCGGTCCTGCGGGCGGTGGGAACGACCTATGTCAACGTCGTGCGGAACACGCCGCTGACCCTGGTCCTGGCCTTCTCCGCACTCGGGCTCAGCGACACCCTGGGCCTGGCCTTCTCCGACGAGCCGAGCAGCAACGCCTTCTGGCTGGTGGCGCTGGGGCTGTCGGCCTACACCTCGAGCTTCGTCTGCGAGGCGCTGCGCTCGGGCGTCAACACGGTCCCGCTGGGACAGGCCGAGGCGGCTCGCGCGATCGGGCTCACCTTCTTCCAGTCACTGCGGATGATCATTCTTCCGCAGGCCTTCCGCGTGGTCGTCGCCCCGCTGGGCAGCGTGATGATCGCCATGATCAAGAACACCACCGTCGCGATGGCCGCCGGCTATCTGGCGGACGCGGCGTTCATCATGAAGGAGACCTTTGACACGACCGGCGCCTCCATTCCCATCTTCCTCGGCCTCATCGTCGCGTTCATGGCGGTGACCCTGCCGATCGGCTTCCTCACCGGTTGGCTGGCCAACCGGCTGGCGGTGGTCCGATGA
- a CDS encoding glutamate ABC transporter substrate-binding protein produces the protein MRVLRVGVALAAASALALGLTACGGEESYATVADKVKGAKKIVVGTKWDQPGLGLKKGAEPEGFDVDVAKYVVKELGGGENVEIEWKESASSNREPFLANGTVDIIFASYSITDERKTKVTFGGPYIVAHQDTMVRADDASITKSADLAGKRICQAAGSNSYKRITDPPPDGKLDLDAQLVGAANYSECVAKLSGSNLDAVTTDDLILAGFATQAAASGGSFKVLGDPFTDEKYGVGLKKGDTKTCEAVNAAITKMYQDGTAKQLLDKWFGKTQGLTLPTEPPAFEPCA, from the coding sequence ATGCGAGTATTACGTGTTGGCGTGGCGCTGGCGGCTGCGAGCGCGCTCGCTTTGGGCCTCACGGCTTGTGGTGGCGAGGAGAGCTACGCCACCGTCGCCGACAAGGTGAAGGGTGCCAAGAAGATTGTCGTCGGCACCAAGTGGGACCAGCCGGGCCTCGGCCTGAAGAAGGGTGCGGAGCCCGAGGGCTTCGACGTCGACGTCGCCAAGTATGTCGTCAAGGAGCTCGGCGGCGGTGAGAACGTCGAGATCGAGTGGAAGGAGTCCGCCTCCTCCAACCGTGAGCCCTTCCTCGCCAACGGCACCGTGGACATCATCTTCGCGAGCTACTCCATCACCGACGAGCGCAAGACGAAGGTGACGTTCGGCGGGCCGTACATCGTGGCCCACCAGGACACCATGGTCCGCGCCGACGACGCCTCCATCACCAAGTCCGCCGACCTGGCGGGCAAGCGGATCTGCCAGGCCGCCGGCTCCAACTCCTACAAGCGGATCACCGACCCGCCGCCGGACGGCAAGCTCGACCTCGACGCCCAGCTCGTCGGCGCGGCCAACTACTCGGAGTGCGTCGCCAAGCTGAGCGGCAGCAACCTCGACGCCGTCACCACCGACGACCTCATCCTCGCCGGTTTCGCCACCCAGGCCGCCGCGTCCGGTGGAAGCTTCAAGGTCCTTGGCGACCCCTTCACCGACGAGAAGTACGGCGTCGGCCTGAAGAAGGGCGACACCAAGACCTGCGAGGCCGTCAACGCGGCGATCACCAAGATGTACCAGGACGGCACCGCCAAGCAGCTGCTGGACAAGTGGTTCGGCAAGACCCAGGGCCTCACGCTGCCCACCGAGCCTCCCGCGTTCGAGCCCTGCGCCTAG
- the miaA gene encoding tRNA (adenosine(37)-N6)-dimethylallyltransferase MiaA, translated as MRQLPVIAVIGPTAAGKSDLAVDLALELGGEVINADSMQLYRGMDIGTAKLSMTERRGVPHHLLDIWDVTKDASVAEYQALVRPLMDAMLAKEIVPILVGGSGLYVRAALDDLEFPGTDPEIRARLEAELEREGTAVLYERLRERDPKAAETILPSNGRKIVRALEVIEFSGRPFSATMPSYDAVYDSVQLGVEVPREVLDARVEARVERMWEAGLVEEVRRLSAQGLAGSRTASRALGYAQVLRFLDGEWTEEQAREETIRATRRFVRRQESWFRRDPRVIWLPQQAPGLLDRALAAVRR; from the coding sequence GTGCGTCAACTACCAGTCATCGCCGTCATCGGACCCACCGCGGCCGGAAAGTCCGACCTCGCCGTGGATCTCGCCCTCGAACTGGGGGGCGAGGTCATCAACGCCGACTCCATGCAGCTTTACCGGGGAATGGACATCGGGACGGCGAAGCTGTCGATGACGGAACGGCGCGGGGTTCCCCACCACCTTCTCGACATCTGGGACGTGACCAAGGACGCGAGCGTGGCCGAGTACCAGGCGCTGGTCCGTCCGCTGATGGACGCCATGCTGGCCAAGGAGATCGTGCCCATCCTGGTCGGCGGGTCCGGGCTGTACGTGCGGGCCGCACTCGACGATCTGGAGTTTCCCGGCACCGATCCGGAGATCCGCGCCCGGTTGGAGGCGGAGCTGGAGCGCGAGGGCACGGCCGTCCTGTACGAGCGGCTCAGGGAGCGTGATCCGAAGGCCGCCGAGACGATCCTGCCGAGCAACGGCCGCAAGATCGTCCGAGCGCTGGAGGTCATCGAGTTCTCCGGGCGGCCGTTCTCGGCCACGATGCCGTCCTACGACGCCGTCTACGACAGCGTGCAACTGGGGGTGGAGGTGCCGAGAGAGGTGCTGGACGCCCGGGTCGAGGCGCGGGTGGAACGCATGTGGGAGGCCGGGCTGGTGGAGGAGGTCCGGCGCCTGTCCGCACAGGGGCTCGCCGGAAGCCGTACGGCCAGCCGCGCCCTCGGCTACGCCCAGGTCCTGCGGTTCCTCGACGGCGAGTGGACCGAGGAGCAGGCCAGGGAGGAGACGATCCGGGCGACGCGCAGGTTCGTCCGCCGTCAGGAGTCGTGGTTCCGCCGCGACCCTCGGGTGATCTGGCTTCCCCAGCAGGCTCCCGGCCTCCTTGACCGGGCGCTCGCCGCGGTGCGCCGGTGA
- the miaB gene encoding tRNA (N6-isopentenyl adenosine(37)-C2)-methylthiotransferase MiaB, whose protein sequence is MTVTVESARTYEVRTYGCQMNVHDSERLSGLLENAGYVPAAQGETADVVVFNTCAVRENADNKLYGNLGHLRPSKMSNPGMQIAVGGCLAQKDQGEIVRKAPWVDVVFGTHNIGSLPVLLERARIQQEAQVEIKESLETFPSTLPTKRESAYAAWVSVSVGCNNTCTFCIVPALRGKEKDRRPGDVLNEVRTLVDQGVLEVTLLGQNVNTYGVEFGDKLAFGKLLRACGTIEGLERVRFTSPHPAAFTDDVIAAMAETPNVMHQLHMPLQSGSDRILKAMRRSYRAERYLGIIERVRAAMPDAAISTDIIVGFPGETEEDFQSTLDVVRESRFANAFTFQYSIRPGTPAATMDDQIPKEVVQERYERLVALQTEIAWSENKKQVGRALEVLVAEGEGRKDGATHRMSGRAADNRLVHFVPNLRGGAPETEVPRPGDVVSVEVTYAAPHHLVADGPALKLRRTRAGDAWEARQGVPATGGPGVMLGMPSVGRPAPLPEASGCSVPS, encoded by the coding sequence ATGACTGTCACCGTGGAGAGCGCCCGCACGTACGAGGTTCGTACCTACGGGTGCCAGATGAACGTGCACGACTCCGAGCGCCTGTCGGGCCTGCTGGAAAACGCCGGATACGTTCCGGCCGCCCAGGGGGAGACGGCCGACGTGGTCGTGTTCAACACCTGTGCCGTGCGGGAGAACGCCGACAACAAGCTCTACGGCAATCTCGGGCACCTGCGTCCCTCTAAGATGAGCAACCCGGGCATGCAGATCGCCGTGGGCGGCTGTCTGGCGCAGAAGGACCAGGGGGAGATCGTCCGTAAGGCGCCCTGGGTGGACGTGGTGTTCGGCACCCACAACATCGGCTCGCTGCCGGTGCTGCTGGAGCGCGCGCGCATCCAGCAGGAGGCCCAGGTCGAGATCAAGGAATCCCTGGAGACCTTCCCGAGCACGCTGCCGACCAAGCGCGAGTCCGCCTACGCCGCGTGGGTGTCGGTGTCGGTCGGATGCAACAACACCTGCACGTTCTGCATCGTGCCGGCGCTGCGCGGCAAGGAGAAGGACCGCCGCCCCGGCGACGTCCTCAACGAGGTGCGGACCCTGGTCGACCAGGGTGTGCTCGAAGTCACCCTCCTCGGCCAGAACGTCAACACCTACGGCGTGGAGTTCGGCGACAAGCTCGCCTTCGGCAAGCTGCTGCGGGCCTGCGGCACCATCGAGGGCCTGGAGCGGGTCCGCTTCACCAGCCCGCACCCGGCCGCGTTCACCGACGACGTCATCGCGGCCATGGCCGAGACGCCCAACGTGATGCACCAGCTCCACATGCCGCTGCAGTCCGGATCCGACCGGATCCTCAAGGCGATGCGCCGCTCCTACCGGGCCGAGCGCTACCTGGGCATCATCGAGCGGGTCCGCGCGGCCATGCCGGACGCGGCCATCTCCACCGACATCATCGTGGGCTTCCCCGGCGAGACCGAGGAAGACTTCCAGAGCACCCTCGACGTGGTGCGCGAGTCGCGGTTCGCCAACGCGTTCACGTTCCAGTACTCCATCCGGCCGGGCACCCCCGCCGCCACCATGGACGACCAGATCCCCAAGGAGGTCGTGCAGGAGCGCTACGAGCGGCTCGTCGCCCTGCAGACCGAGATCGCCTGGTCGGAGAACAAGAAGCAGGTCGGCCGCGCGCTTGAGGTGCTGGTGGCCGAGGGCGAGGGCCGCAAGGACGGGGCGACCCACCGGATGTCCGGCCGTGCCGCCGACAACCGCCTGGTCCACTTCGTGCCGAACCTGCGGGGCGGCGCTCCGGAGACCGAGGTTCCGCGTCCCGGCGACGTGGTGAGTGTCGAGGTGACCTATGCGGCGCCTCACCACCTGGTGGCCGACGGCCCCGCCCTGAAGCTCCGCCGTACGCGCGCGGGCGACGCGTGGGAGGCCCGGCAGGGCGTCCCGGCGACCGGGGGCCCCGGAGTCATGCTCGGCATGCCCTCCGTCGGCCGTCCCGCCCCGCTTCCGGAGGCCTCCGGCTGCTCCGTTCCCTCCTGA
- a CDS encoding methylated-DNA--[protein]-cysteine S-methyltransferase, producing the protein MTGTVAFGSVPTQLGDMFVAVTEEGVASVGWGHRGGWGDGGRVRARVLEQLDLAEVDDPGRTAAVLGELGDYYAGRLRTFSVPVDWRLTSPVQRRVLGTLHETVPYGKAVTYGELAARSQTGVPARAIGSIMGANPIPVIVPCHRVIAGNGLGGFSGGEGVESKRWLLTMEGYLQPTLDWD; encoded by the coding sequence ATGACAGGAACAGTGGCGTTCGGGAGCGTCCCCACGCAGCTGGGAGACATGTTCGTCGCCGTCACTGAGGAGGGCGTGGCGAGCGTCGGCTGGGGCCACCGGGGCGGCTGGGGCGACGGGGGCAGGGTCAGGGCCCGCGTGCTGGAGCAGCTCGACCTGGCCGAGGTGGACGATCCCGGCAGGACGGCCGCCGTGCTCGGTGAGCTCGGCGACTACTACGCGGGCAGGTTGCGGACCTTCAGCGTCCCGGTGGACTGGCGGCTGACCTCGCCCGTGCAGCGCCGGGTGCTGGGCACGCTGCACGAGACGGTCCCCTACGGCAAGGCCGTGACCTACGGCGAACTGGCCGCTCGCAGTCAGACGGGCGTGCCCGCGCGGGCCATCGGATCGATCATGGGAGCCAATCCCATCCCCGTCATCGTGCCGTGCCATCGGGTGATCGCGGGAAACGGGCTCGGTGGGTTCAGCGGGGGCGAGGGTGTGGAGTCCAAGCGGTGGCTGCTGACCATGGAGGGCTACCTGCAGCCGACGCTCGACTGGGACTGA
- a CDS encoding amino acid ABC transporter permease, which produces MSSQASVLFDAPGPRARLRNNVLTLLATVALVAIVYFVYSRFDAKGQWEGRIWRPFLEASTWIDYIIPGLLGTLKAAGLAAVLALLFGVVFGMARLSDHKWIRVPAGAVVEIFRAIPLLLLIFFIFYLLPSVLGGGDYTLIALVAGLTLYNGSVLAEIVRAGIRSVPKGQSEAAYAIGLRKGGVMTLVLLPQAVTAMMPAIVSQFVVLLKDTALGYIIAYVDLLNMGFKIIPAVNFGSLIPAAIVIGIIYVGLNMVLSSFATWLEKRSRRSRKTSARPVAPPGAVVGAGPAVAVD; this is translated from the coding sequence ATGAGCTCCCAGGCGAGTGTCCTGTTCGACGCGCCGGGGCCGCGCGCGCGGTTGCGCAACAACGTCCTGACCCTGCTCGCGACCGTCGCGCTGGTGGCGATCGTCTACTTCGTCTATTCCAGGTTCGACGCGAAGGGCCAGTGGGAGGGCAGGATCTGGCGGCCGTTCCTCGAGGCCTCCACCTGGATCGACTACATCATTCCCGGCCTGCTCGGGACCCTGAAGGCCGCGGGGCTCGCCGCGGTTCTCGCCCTCCTCTTCGGCGTGGTCTTCGGCATGGCCAGGCTCTCCGACCACAAGTGGATCCGGGTGCCCGCGGGCGCGGTCGTCGAGATCTTCCGGGCGATCCCGCTCCTGCTGCTGATCTTCTTCATCTTCTATCTCCTGCCCAGCGTGCTCGGGGGCGGCGACTACACCCTGATCGCGCTCGTGGCCGGCCTGACCCTCTACAACGGTTCGGTGCTGGCCGAGATCGTCCGCGCCGGCATCCGCTCCGTGCCCAAGGGGCAGTCGGAGGCGGCCTACGCGATCGGGCTGCGCAAGGGCGGCGTGATGACGCTGGTCCTGCTTCCGCAGGCCGTCACCGCGATGATGCCGGCGATCGTGAGCCAGTTCGTCGTGCTGCTCAAGGACACCGCGCTCGGCTACATCATCGCCTACGTCGACCTGCTGAACATGGGTTTCAAGATCATCCCTGCCGTCAACTTCGGGTCTCTCATCCCCGCCGCGATCGTCATCGGGATCATCTACGTCGGCCTCAACATGGTGCTCAGCTCCTTTGCCACCTGGCTGGAAAAGCGCAGCCGCCGCAGCCGGAAGACCTCGGCCCGGCCGGTCGCCCCGCCCGGGGCGGTCGTCGGCGCCGGACCCGCCGTAGCGGTCGACTGA
- a CDS encoding DUF6300 family protein, with protein MTDPAWACPRCGQDTVLAALRIPNGWTTANGKRVRGNTQVLLCTRCDAEDPTTGPIVTYFAVHGTATLQTLDQLTLLLRRWIERAEPPKLDEDALAAETEAWHRGDL; from the coding sequence ATGACCGATCCGGCGTGGGCGTGCCCCCGGTGCGGTCAGGACACCGTTCTCGCCGCGTTGCGGATCCCCAACGGCTGGACGACCGCGAACGGAAAGCGGGTGCGCGGCAACACGCAGGTGCTGTTGTGCACCCGCTGCGACGCGGAAGATCCAACGACCGGACCGATCGTCACCTACTTCGCCGTCCATGGGACCGCGACACTCCAGACTCTGGATCAACTCACGCTTCTTCTACGCCGCTGGATCGAGCGGGCGGAACCACCAAAGCTCGACGAAGACGCGCTGGCGGCCGAAACCGAGGCCTGGCACCGTGGCGACCTGTGA
- the dapF gene encoding diaminopimelate epimerase, which yields MRFAKGHGTENDFVILPDPEGELELSATLVAAMCDRRAGIGADGVLHVMRTKRSPEVADQAGDAEWFMDYRNADGGVAEMCGNGTRVFARYLVDTGLAAAGEFGVATRGGVKRVRLAETGDVSVEMGLPRVLGSSRTSVSGREYEGLHVDMGNPHLACVIGDPVAQLDLGHQPVFDPERFPSGVNIELLNPVGPRRVVMRVFERGAGETRSCGTGAVASAVAAAHQAGESTGTWAVEVLGGTVTVTLDEHTSYLAGPAVLVASGDLDL from the coding sequence ATGAGATTTGCAAAGGGACATGGCACCGAGAACGACTTCGTGATCCTTCCCGACCCCGAAGGCGAACTGGAACTGTCCGCGACGCTCGTGGCGGCGATGTGCGACCGGCGTGCGGGGATCGGCGCCGACGGCGTGCTGCACGTGATGCGGACGAAGCGCAGTCCCGAGGTGGCCGACCAGGCGGGTGACGCCGAGTGGTTCATGGACTATCGCAACGCCGACGGCGGCGTCGCGGAGATGTGCGGTAACGGGACGCGGGTCTTCGCTCGTTACCTGGTGGACACGGGGCTGGCCGCCGCGGGTGAGTTCGGCGTGGCCACCCGTGGAGGGGTCAAGCGTGTGCGGCTCGCCGAGACCGGTGACGTGAGCGTGGAGATGGGTCTGCCCCGGGTGCTGGGTTCGAGCCGGACGAGCGTGTCCGGACGTGAGTACGAAGGACTCCACGTCGACATGGGCAACCCCCATCTGGCCTGTGTCATCGGCGATCCGGTGGCCCAGCTCGACCTGGGTCACCAGCCCGTGTTCGACCCTGAGAGGTTCCCCTCGGGGGTCAACATCGAGCTGCTCAATCCGGTGGGGCCGCGCCGGGTCGTGATGCGGGTCTTCGAGCGGGGCGCCGGTGAGACGCGATCCTGTGGCACCGGAGCGGTCGCCTCGGCCGTGGCGGCCGCGCACCAGGCGGGGGAGAGCACCGGCACCTGGGCGGTCGAGGTGCTGGGCGGCACCGTCACCGTCACCCTCGACGAGCACACGAGCTATCTCGCGGGCCCGGCGGTTCTGGTCGCCTCGGGAGACCTCGATCTGTGA
- a CDS encoding amino acid ABC transporter ATP-binding protein produces the protein MTQNGDKTPLVVLEDVNKHFGSLHVLRDINLTISRGEVLVVIGPSGGGKSTLCRTINRLETIDQGTITFDGQPLAVEGKTLAKLRSEVGMVFQSFNLFAHKTILENVTLGPIKVRGIAKDEAERRGMELLERVGIGAQASKYPAQLSGGQQQRVAIARALAMDPKMILFDEPTSALDPEMVQEVLDVMIGLAQEGMTMMVVTHEMGFARRAANRVVFMAEGQIVEENTPEEFFTNARTDRAKDFLSKILTH, from the coding sequence ATGACGCAGAACGGGGACAAGACGCCTCTGGTCGTTCTAGAGGATGTCAACAAGCATTTCGGCAGCCTGCATGTCCTTCGCGACATCAATCTGACGATCTCCCGGGGCGAGGTCCTCGTCGTCATCGGTCCTTCCGGCGGCGGCAAGTCGACCCTGTGCCGGACGATCAACCGGCTGGAGACGATCGATCAGGGGACGATCACTTTCGACGGGCAGCCGCTCGCGGTGGAGGGCAAGACCCTGGCCAAGCTCAGGTCCGAGGTCGGGATGGTGTTCCAGTCCTTCAACCTGTTCGCGCACAAGACGATCCTTGAGAACGTCACACTCGGACCGATCAAGGTCCGTGGCATCGCCAAGGACGAGGCCGAGCGGCGGGGCATGGAACTCCTGGAGCGGGTCGGCATCGGCGCCCAGGCCTCCAAGTATCCCGCGCAGCTTTCGGGAGGCCAGCAGCAGCGCGTGGCCATCGCCCGCGCCCTGGCCATGGATCCCAAGATGATCCTGTTCGACGAGCCGACCTCCGCGCTGGACCCGGAGATGGTCCAGGAGGTCCTCGATGTCATGATCGGCCTCGCCCAGGAGGGTATGACGATGATGGTCGTCACCCACGAGATGGGCTTCGCCCGCCGCGCGGCGAACCGCGTGGTGTTCATGGCCGAGGGCCAGATCGTGGAGGAGAACACTCCCGAGGAGTTCTTCACCAACGCCCGGACGGATCGGGCCAAGGATTTCCTTTCCAAGATCCTCACCCACTGA
- a CDS encoding S9 family peptidase translates to MSPEQVVLPYATWPSPISTSGVARSGLRLGFPTTLGEEVWWTEDRPTEGGRSTIVHRGADGTHRELLTAPWSARTRVHEYGGRSYAVVPDGGVVFTNFSDQRIYLLAPGAEPRPITPEPELHAGLRYAEMVVRDGQIWCVQERHHRNGRVSRSIVSIPLHGEDEPREWVSGSDFYASLTLSPDGEHLAFICWNHPRMPWNGTELRVVRLADGSSWTVKGGSAESVLAPQWRDERHLYLISDWSGWWNLYQVEIHGTSSQALYPVEEEFAGPLWQLGALPYAVLDGGGLAVLHGRGNLRLGLFDPDSGVLSDLDVPYDGWDPVLATDGHTVVAIGYGPALPRSIVRIDPATGRFEELRRDVDVLPDAAYLPLPRAVEIEGRFGRPVHAFVYPPSNPRARGDGAPPYIVFVHGGPTGHSTSALDLEKAFFTSRGIGVLDLNYGGSTGYGRAYRERLHRQWGVVDVEDSIAAAEWLAREGLADPGRIAIRGGSAGGWTVMAACCASDTFAGGVSYYGVSSLLPFVETTHDFESRYVEWLVGPADPVLYSSREPLGRVAGVTCSMLLLQGLSDPVVPPAQSQAFADALAERGIPCTYLTFEGEAHGFRRAETRSAALATELAFYQQIFRS, encoded by the coding sequence ATGTCCCCCGAGCAGGTCGTCCTGCCGTACGCCACCTGGCCTTCTCCGATCTCCACCTCCGGCGTGGCCCGGTCAGGGCTGCGCCTCGGGTTCCCCACGACGCTCGGCGAAGAGGTGTGGTGGACCGAGGACCGCCCCACCGAGGGCGGGCGGAGCACGATCGTGCACCGGGGAGCCGACGGCACGCACCGTGAGCTGCTGACCGCACCGTGGAGCGCCAGAACGCGGGTCCACGAGTACGGCGGGCGGTCGTACGCGGTGGTCCCCGATGGGGGCGTGGTGTTCACGAACTTCAGCGACCAGCGGATCTACCTGCTGGCACCCGGCGCCGAACCCCGGCCGATCACGCCCGAGCCCGAACTCCACGCCGGGCTCCGCTACGCGGAAATGGTCGTCCGCGACGGGCAGATCTGGTGCGTCCAAGAGCGGCACCACCGCAACGGCCGGGTGAGCCGTTCGATCGTGTCCATTCCGCTGCACGGCGAGGACGAGCCGCGCGAGTGGGTCAGCGGGAGCGACTTCTACGCCTCCCTCACTCTCTCCCCCGACGGCGAGCACCTGGCCTTCATCTGCTGGAACCATCCGCGCATGCCCTGGAACGGCACGGAGCTGCGCGTCGTCCGGCTGGCCGACGGCAGTTCCTGGACGGTCAAGGGCGGCTCCGCCGAGTCGGTGCTCGCCCCGCAGTGGCGTGACGAGCGGCACCTCTATCTGATCTCCGACTGGTCGGGCTGGTGGAACCTCTACCAGGTGGAGATACACGGCACCTCGTCCCAGGCGCTCTATCCGGTGGAGGAGGAGTTCGCCGGTCCCCTGTGGCAGCTGGGCGCCCTGCCGTACGCCGTGCTGGACGGCGGAGGTCTCGCGGTCCTGCACGGGCGGGGCAATCTACGGCTGGGCCTCTTCGACCCGGACAGCGGCGTGCTGAGCGACCTGGACGTGCCCTATGACGGCTGGGATCCGGTCCTGGCCACGGACGGACACACGGTCGTCGCGATCGGGTACGGCCCGGCGCTGCCTCGGTCGATCGTCCGGATCGACCCCGCCACCGGTCGGTTCGAGGAGCTCCGCCGCGACGTCGACGTGCTGCCCGACGCCGCCTACCTGCCGCTCCCCCGTGCCGTGGAGATCGAGGGCCGGTTCGGCCGCCCGGTGCACGCGTTCGTCTACCCGCCGTCGAATCCGCGGGCCCGCGGCGACGGCGCCCCGCCGTACATCGTGTTCGTCCACGGCGGGCCCACCGGTCACAGCACCAGCGCGCTCGATCTGGAGAAGGCCTTTTTCACCAGCCGGGGCATCGGCGTGCTCGATCTCAACTACGGCGGTTCCACCGGCTACGGTCGCGCCTACCGCGAACGGCTGCACCGCCAGTGGGGTGTGGTCGACGTCGAGGACTCGATCGCCGCGGCTGAGTGGCTGGCGAGGGAGGGCCTGGCCGATCCGGGACGAATCGCGATCCGGGGCGGCAGCGCGGGCGGCTGGACGGTCATGGCGGCCTGCTGCGCGTCCGATACCTTCGCCGGCGGCGTCTCCTACTACGGAGTGAGCTCGCTCCTCCCGTTCGTCGAGACCACCCACGACTTCGAGTCCCGCTACGTCGAGTGGCTGGTCGGCCCCGCCGACCCCGTCCTGTACAGCTCGCGCGAACCCCTCGGGCGGGTCGCCGGAGTGACCTGCTCCATGCTGCTCCTGCAGGGACTGTCCGACCCGGTGGTCCCTCCGGCCCAGTCCCAGGCGTTCGCCGACGCCCTCGCCGAACGCGGCATCCCCTGCACCTACCTCACCTTCGAGGGGGAGGCCCACGGCTTCCGCCGGGCCGAGACCCGCAGCGCGGCCCTGGCCACCGAACTCGCCTTCTACCAGCAGATCTTCCGCTCCTGA